The Mycolicibacterium neoaurum DNA segment AGCGATCAGAGGAACACCTCGCGGTTGCGGGCGGCCCACTCGGCCATCGACTCCGCGGGCGTGCCGGTGAGCCGCTCGACATGGTCGTTGGCCCGCTGGCCGGTGACGATCTGGTCGCGAGCGAATTGCTCCTCGGCTCCCTGCGGGTTGGCGGCACGGTCGAAGAGGTCGAGATACCAGTCCACGCCATCGCCCATGAGCGGGCGCAGCAACGCGTCGGCCTCGGCACGGCTGCAACGCCGCATCTCGACGTCGATGCCGACCCCGGTGCCGATCTCACGGGCGATCTCGGCACGGCTGAGCGCACGCGGTCCGGTCAGTTCGTACATCTTGCCGAGGTGGGTGTCCTGGGGATCGGCGAGCAGGTGAGCGGCCACCCGGGCGATATCGCGCATGGACACCGGCGATTGCACGGCGTCGGGCGCGATGTCGTGCACCACCCCGGTCCTGATCTGGGGCGCCCACATGGTGAAGTTGTCGCTGAACTCGCCGGGACCGAGTTGGGTCTGGCCGAGCCCGGAGGCGGTGACGGCATCGGCATGCTGCTGCCAGTGCGCGCCGCCGGTGAGCGCCACCACGTAGCGCACACCGGCATTCGTGAGGTGCTCCAGGGTGGCCGCCAGTGTCGGGGGATGCGGTGCAAGGTAGACCCGCTCGACACCGTCCAAGGCGGCGCGTAACGAATCAGGCTTTCCCAGGTACCCGGTGACCGCGGTCACCGAATCGGGCAGGGCGGCCTTCGTCGGGTTCACCGTCAACGCACGGATATCGTTGGCCCCCAGCGCGATCAACTCATCGACCACCTGCCTGCCGATATTGCCCGTTGCGCCCGTCACGAGAATCGTCATAACGACACCGTAGCCACGGGATTCGACAATTCGGGCGGCGTCGGCGTTGATGAGACACTGGGTTCATGCGTGCGGTGTTGTGGGATATGGACGGAACGCTCGTCGACTCCGAAAAGCTCTGGGACATCGCGATTCAGGACCTGTACCGCAAGCACGGTCGTGAACTGTCCGCCGAGGTGCGCACCAGCACGATCGGCGGGTCCAGCGAGAACGTCATGGCGATCGTCTACGCCGACCTGGGTTTGCCACTCGATCCCGAGGACATGGCGCGCACCGCGGACTGGATGCACGATTACGTCGGCGAACTCTTCGCAGAGGGTCTGCCGTGGTGCGCCGGGGCCCGGGAGATGCTCGACGAGCTCGCGGCCGCCGACGTCACGATGGCATTGGTGACCAACACCCGTCGCGTGCTCACCGAGAAGGCTCTCGACAGCATCGGACGGGGTTATTTCGCGGTGACCGTGTGCGGCGACGAGGTGCCCAGCGGCAAACCCGCGCCGGATCCCTATCTGCGCGCCGCCACGCTGCTGGGCCTCGATCCGGCCGCATGCCTGGCCGTCGAGGATTCCGTCACCGGGGCGGCCGCCGCGGAGGCAGCCGGCTGCGCGGTGTTGGTCGTACCGAACGAGATCAGCGTGCCCGGTGGGCCGCGGCGGCGGCAGGCCGATTCGCTCTCGGATCTCGACGTGGAGGCACTGCGCGCGATCCACACCGAACTGGACGAGGTCAGCGACCAGCGCAGCGCCTGATCACGGCGTTCCCGACGGGAACACCGTGCGCACGGCGCGCGTCATGGTGTCCCTGGCGCTCGCGGCTCCGTTGGGATCCAGCGAGCTGATCGCCATCACGTAGCGGCGGTCGGCGCCGACGATACCGGTGGAGACGTGGAGCTGGTTGCCCCCGTTCCAGCAGCAGAACCACCCCTGTTTGACCGCCAGTGGTGTGCCCGCCAACCCGTCGGGCAGCCCGAACCGCTGTGGGTAGCCGTCGGCACCCGATGGGGTGAAACCGGCCAGGTTGCCGACGATGATCTCGGTCTGTTCGGGCGGGAGCCCACCGGAACCGTCGAGCAGCATGTCGTAGTACCGCACCAGATCGGCGGCCGTGCTCTGGGTGACATCCCAGCGCCCGTTGGCGGGGGCGGTGGTCGCCGCCAGCCCGTATCGCTGTGTGACACGGGCAATCACGGCGTTACGACCACCGCGATCCCAGAACATCTGGGCCGCACCATCTTCGGACGACCGCAACATGGCATCCAGCGCGGCGTGGTCGGACTCGGACAACGTCGACGAACCTGTTGCCTCACCGAACAGCGCATCATCGGCGATGAAAAGCTTCACCACCGATGCAATGGGAAAGGCGGTATTGCCATTGCTGACGAGTCGGCCGGTGCCCCTGTCGAGCACGGCAAGCTCCAGATCGGCACCTGAGGAGGCGGCTTCGGTGGTGGCCAGCCGTACCCGCGCGTCGATATCATCGGGCTCGGCCCTGGCCGTGCTGAGCGGGACACACACCAGTGCGGCGAGCGCGATGAGCGTCAGTTTGCCAAACATGGGTCTCCCTGCGAGCGGATCCGGATCGAGCTGAGTTCCGCCCGCTGTACCCCCGATGTGCCGACACTAATCGGATCTCGTCCGAGATCACCCTGAGCGAGGTCCGGCCGTTTACCGCAGCGCGGCGAAACAGCGCGGATTAACGGCCCGGCGCGGCCACGTCTGTGCCATCGTGAAGCGACACGTATCACGGTGGCCGCGGAAGGACGATTCGATGACGCACGGTCCGGTCGGGGGCGACGAAGCCTCGTTGTTCGACGACGACGCGAGTTTCAATTCCGGCCGCACGGCGGTGCGGATCGCTACGGTGGCCGCCCTCGGCGGTCTGTTGTTCGGCTACGACAGCGCGGTGATCAACGGCGCGGTGAGCTCGATCCAGGAAGATTTCGGGATCGGAAACGCCGAACTGGGATTCGCGGTTGCCTCTGCGCTACTCGGTGCCGCGGTGGGCGCGATGACGGCCGGCCGCATCGCCGACCGGATCGGCCGCATCGCGGTCATGAAGATCGCCGCCGTGCTCTTCCTGATCAGCGCGTTCGGTACCGGTCTGGCTCACGACGTGTGGACGGTGGTGCTGTTCCGCATCGTCGGTGGCATCGGAGTGGGTGTGGCCTCGGTGATCGCACCGGCGTATATCGCCGAGACGTCACCGCCGCAGATCCGGGGCCGGTTGGGTTCGCTGCAGCAACTGGCCATCGTGTTGGGCATCTTCGCCTCTTTCGCCGTCAACTGGCTGCTGCAGTGGGCCGCGGGCGGACCCAATGAGGTGCTGTGGCTGGGCCTGGACGCGTGGCGCTGGATGTTCCTGGCGATGGCCGTGCCTGCCGTGCTCTACGGTGCGCTGGCCTTCACCATCCCGGAATCGCCGCGCTATCTCGTTGCCAGCCACAAGATTCCGGAAGCGCGCCGGGTCTTGAGCATGTTGCTCGGCCAGAAGAACCTGGAGATCACCATCACCCGCATCCAGGACACCCTGGAGCGGGAGGACAAACCGTCGTGGCGAGATCTGCGCAAACCCGCCGGTGGGATCTACGGCATCGTCTGGGTGGGCCTGGGCCTGTCGATCTTCCAGCAGTTCGTCGGCATCAACGTCATCTTCTACTACTCCAATGTGCTGTGGCAGGCAGTCGGATTCAGCGCCGACGAGTCGGCGGTCTACACCGTGATCACCTCGGTGATCAACGTGCTGACGACCCTGATCGCGATTGCCCTGATCGACAAGATCGGCCGCAAACCGCTGCTGCTCATCGGGTCGGCCGGGATGGCGGTCACGCTGGCGACCATGGCGGTCATCTTCGCCAACGCGACGGTCAACCCCGACGGCACCCCGAGCCTGCCCGGCGCCTCCGGCGTGATCGCGCTCGTGGCGGCCAACCTCTTCGTGGTCGCGTTCGGCATGTCGTGGGGACCGGTGGTCTGGGTGCTGCTCGGCGAGATGTTCCCCAACCGCATCCGGGCCGCCGCTCTCGGGCTTGCCGCCGCCGGTCAATGGGCCGCCAACTGGGCGATCACCGTGACATTCCCGGAGCTGCGCAACCACCTGGGCCTGGCTTATGGCTTCTACGCGCTGTGCGCGGTGCTTTCCTTCGTGTTCGTGTCCAAGTGGGTGCGTGAGACCAAGGGGGTCTCCCTGGAGGACATGCATGCCGAGCTGTTGAGTGCCGACGACGCGGTGGGGAAGTGACCACTCGCCGCTGACTCGGCGGCCGTGGCCGCCCCCCACACTGCAATCCCATTGGGTCTTGTCCCAGGCGCATGAAACAATCGCTGTCCGTGAAGACCTTCGATGCCCTGTTCGCCGAGCTCAGTGAGAAAGCCCAGACCCGGCCCGCCGGGAGCGGGACGGTCGCGGCACTGGATTCCGGCGTCCACGGCCTTGGCAAGAAGATCCTCGAAGAAGCCGGCGAAGTGTGGCTGGCGGCCGAGCACGAGAGCGACGCGGCGCTGGCCGAGGAGATCAGCCAGCTGCTGTACTGGACCCAGGTGCTGATGCTGGCGCGCGGTCTGAAGCTCGACGACGTCTACCGGAACCTGTGACCATGTTGCGTGTCGCGGTGCCCAACAAGGGCGCACTCAGCGAATCTGCGTCGGAGATCCTCTCGGAGGCCGGTTACCGCCGCCGGACCGATCCCAAGGACCTGACTGTCGTTGATCCGGCGAACAACGTCGAGTTCTTCTTCCTGCGGCCCAAGGACATCGCGATCTACGTGGGTTCGGGGGAGCTCGATCTCGGCATCACCGGCCGGGATCTGGCCGCCGATGCCGATGCGCCGGTCAAGGAACGGCTCGCATTGGGCTTCGGCTCGTCGACATTCCGCTATGCGGCCCCGAAGGGTCAGGACTGGCAGGTGGGCGATCTGGCGGGCAAGCGGATCGCCACCGCATATCCGAATCTGGTCCGTCGCGATCTGGCCGCCAAGGGAATCGAAGCGACGGTGATCCGGCTCGACGGTGCGGTCGAGATCTCCATCCAGCTCGGGGTGGCCGATGTGATCGCCGATATCGTCGGCTCCGGGCGCACGCTGCGGTTGCACAATCTGGTCGCCTTCGGTGAGTCGCTGTGCGATTCGGAGGCCATCCTGATCGAACGGTCGGACTCCGATCCCGACCCCGCGCGCGACCAGTTGGCGGCCCGGGTGCAGGGTGTGGTCTTCGGCCAGCAATACCTGATGCTCGACTATGACTGCCCGCGTGCGGTTCTGGACCGGGCGACTGCGGTCACCCCAGGCCTGGAATCGCCCACCATCGCCCCGTTGGCCGACCCCGACTGGGTGGCGGTGCGGGCGCTGGTGCCGCGTCGGACGGTCAACACCATCATGGACGAGCTCGCCGCGATCGGCGCCAAGGCGATCCTGGCCTCCGATATCCGCTTCTGCCGGTTCTGATCGGCTGCCGGATCATCCGGCTCACCAGCGTCATGCGTGTTAGCGTCCGGAGATCAGCTGGTCCGGCGCGGAGGTGCTCATGACGGTGGTCCTGGTTCTGCTGCTCGCGTTGTTGATCGGCGTGGTGGCCGGTCTGCGCGCACTCACGCCGCCCGCTGTCGTCGCCTGGGGTGGCATGCTCGGCTGGATCGCGCTCGACGGCACTTGGGCGCAGTGGCTGACTCATCCCATCACCGTCACGGTGCTGACCATCCTGCTTGTGGTCGAACTGGTCACCGATCAGCTGCCCGCCACACCGCCGCGCACGGTCGCCATGCAGTTCGCCGCGCGCCTGTTCACCGGTGCGTTCGCCGGCGCGGTGCTGGTCAGCGGCGTCATCGGTGATGCCTCCGCGGGCAACGTCGTCTCCGGTATCGGCGCAGGAATCATCGGCGCGGTGCTGGGCACCATGGGCGGTTACCAGGCCCGTAAGGCACTGGTCGAGCGCAGCGGCGGCAGAGACCTTCCCGTGGCCCTGGTCGAAGACGTGATCGCCGTGGTGGGCGGATTCGCGGTGGTCTACTTCGCGTCGATGATCTGATGTCGAAGACAACGGAATTCGACGCCATCATCGTCGGTGCGGGGCAAGCCGGTCCGCCGCTGGCCGGGCGGCTCACCGACGCCGGCCAACGCGTCGCGGTGATCGAGCGCAAGCTGGTCGGCGGCACCTGCGTCAATTCTGGTTGTATCCCCACCAAGACCCTGGTAGCCAGTGCCCACGCTGCTCATACGGCCCGTCGCGCAGCGGATTTCGGCATCGACACCGGCTCCGTCACCGTCGATATGGCCAAGGTGAAGGCGCGCAAGGACGGCATCGTCGAGTCCGACCGCCGCGGGGTGGAATCCTGGATCGAGGGGATGCACGGCGCGACATTGCTACGCGGACACGCCCGTTTCGTCGATCCGCACACCATGGACGTCGACGGCACGCTCATCAGCGCGGAGCGGATCTTCCTCAATGTGGGCGGGCGGGCCGTGGTGCCCGACCTGCCCGGCCTGTCCGCTATCGACTATCTGACGAATGTCTCGATTCTGGAACTCGATATCGTCCCCGAACATCTGGTGGTCATCGGTGGCAGCTATATCGCGCTGGAGTTCGCGCAGATGTACCGCCGGTTCGGTGCGGCGGTCACCGTCGTCGAACGCGGACCGCGACTGACCTCTCGCGAGGACGAGGATGTATCCGCGGCCATCCGCGGCATCCTGGAGGCCGAGGGGATCGTGGTGCACACCGGCGCCGATGACATTCGGTTCGCCAAGTGCGTCAACGGCTTCGAGGTGACCCCGCGGGCGGGCGCCGATCCGATCGTAGGTAGCCACGCCTTGATTGCGGTGGGGCGGACACCCAATACCGACGACCTGGGGCTGGACAAGGCCGGGGTGCGCACCGACCACCGGGGCTACATCGAGGTCGACGACCAGCTGCGCACGTCCGTCGAACACATCTGGGCAATGGGGGATTGCAACGGCAAGGGCGCGTTCACCCACACCTCGTACAACGATTTCGAGATCGTCGCGGCCAATCTGCTCGACGATGATCCCCGCCGGGTCAGTGACCGGGTACCGACCTACGCGCTCTACATCGACCCGCCGCTGGGCCGGGCCGGGATGACCGCCGACGAGGTGCTGCGCTCGGGCCGAAAGGCGCTGGTGGGTACGCGTCCGATGACACGGGTCGGCCGGGCGGTGGAGAAGGGTGAGACGCAGGGCTTCATGAAGGTGGTGGTGGACGCCGAGACCCACCAGATCCTCGGTGCCTCGATCCTCGGCGTCGGTGGTGACGAGGTGGTGCACGCGATCTTGGATGTCATGACCGCGAAACTGCCCTACACCGCGATATCGCGGACCATGCACATCCATCCCACGGTCAGCGAGCTGATTCCGACGCTGTTGCAGGATCTCAGGCCGCTGACGTAGCGGCGCGGCCCGCGGTGAGTTGCGCGGTCACCTGCGCGACGCGTGTGCCGAGGTGGGTGAAAGTGGCCAGATCGGCGGGATGCACCTCGTGGCGACCGGCGTCGACATCGGTCTGTGCGCCGGCGCCCAACCAGAAGCCCAGCCGGTTGAGGTCGTGTTCGCTGCCCGCCGAACTGTTCCACCCCGGACCCAAACCGAGGTTGACCCAATGCATGTGGTGCTGGGCGGCGAAGACGGACAGCGAGATCAACGCGGTCAGTTTGTCACCGCTCTTGGCGCCGGAGTTGGTGAACCCGGCGGCGACCTTGTCCCGCCAGGCCCCGGTCACGCAGCGCCGTCCGGTCTGCTCGGCGAATGCCTGGAAGCCGGCCGAGATGTTGCCCATGTAGGTGGGTGCGCCGAAGATGATGGCGTCTGCGGTATCGAGGGTGGCCCATGCGCTGTCGGTCAGCTCACCGAGGTCGACCATGCCGACGTGTGCGCCCGCCGCGCGGACGCCGTCGGCGACGGCGCCGGCCAAGGTCGCGGTGTGGCCGAAGCCGGAGTGACAGGCCACCGCCACGGTGGGGGTGCTATCAGACATCATGGGTATCTCCTCCGTGGTAGATCGTTTGTGCCAGTTGGCGATAGCGGTGCCGCCAGGGCGGAAGCGGTGTTCCGTCCAGTAGTGCGGTGAGTCGGTCCAGGAACGCATGAGTGCCCGGCCGGAAGCCGCCTGCGTTGCGCACGCCGAGGCCGCGGTGGGTGAGAACCAAACGGGTGCCGGCGTTCTCGGGGTGCAGTTCGTAGCGCACATATCCCGGCTCGGCGATCCGCTGGTTCCATTCGTGCTCGAGCACGTGCGGTGGGTCCCAGACGGTGATCCGTCCGGTCATCCGCTTCGCGGCTTCGGGGTTCGGGGGATCGGTCGGAACCATGTCGATCTGTCCGCCGACGCGCGGTTCGATGACGGTGGGTCCCATCCACCGGGCGCGCTGCGCCGGTTCGGTGAGCGCCGCCCACACCGTGGCCGGCGGATGCGCCAGCCAGCGATCGAAACGCAGTGTGGCACGTTCTCCGTCGATGATCAGTTCGCCGGCGGTCTCGCTCATATCCGCTCCGGGTCGTCGAGGTGGCGCTCGAGGGCGTCGAGGTGGGCGGTCCAGAAGTGCCGGTATCGGTTCAGCCACTCGTCCATCGCCACCAGGCCGTCGGCGCGCAGGGCGTAGATCCGGCGCTGCGCGTCCGAGCGCACCTCGACGAGGCCGACCTCGCGCAGCACCCGCAGATGGCGCGACACCGTCGGCTGGGTCAGTTCGGGCAGGCTGGCGACCAGCTCGCCCGCCGAGCGCTCACCGTCGCGCAGAACATCCAGCAATACGCGCCGGCTGGGCTCGGCGACCGCCTCGAAGACATCCACGCCAGCGAGTATTGCATCTCATCTATATAGATGCAATACAATATTTATAACGGCTCAGCGGGTTCGCTGGACCAGCAGGGTTTGCGCCGAGGTACCGATGAAGCCGTCCCGGTCGTAGATCTCGGCCGTCGTCACCCCGATACCGTCCGGGCCGATGGAACCTCGGGCGCGCAGACCGAAATCCGTTCCGCGCGGGACCCGGTGCAAATGCACGGCGGTGTCGGTATTCATGAAGACGAAGCGGGTCGGGTCCAATGCGGCGCCGATGCCGTTGGCCGAATCGACCACCTGGGCCAGCCGCTGCAGCGGGGTCGTCGGCTCATCGTCGACCAGCGGGACCAACGGACTCATCCAGGCCTCCGCGGCCGCGCCCGGTGTGGTGGCCTGGCTGCGCCAACTGACCGTCTCCAGATATCCCGGGGCGCCCATCCAGCCGTGCGGATTGTCCACTGCCGCACCCTCGGTCAGCGGCGGGTACCGGTCGGTGCGGACGTCGGCGGTGTCACTGGTGGCCAGCAGCCACGCACTGACGCGGGCCACCGGGCGCTCCGGCGCATCGGTGGTGCTCATCTCCGCCACGGCCAGGGTGATGCGCGCGCCCGGCCGCTGCACCCAGGCCCGCACCTGCACGGGGGCCACCGGGACGGCGCCGAGGATATCGAGCAGCAGACGCCCCACCCGCAGCTGCGGCCGGTCGAGGTACAGCTCCTCGATGGCTTTGGTCAGCAGTGCCAGCGGCGGTGAGCCGTGCTGGATGGCGGCATCCCAGTTGCTCGCCGTACCGATCGTCGATTCGAACAGCTGGATCGCGCCGTCGGATCCGAGCCGCCGATAGTGCGGGGTGCGCGGTCCGACGCTGTGCGACGCGGTCATTCGGCCGGCGCCTCCGGCCAGCCCGGGTAGGGCGGCGGCGTGCCGCCGAACTCGGGGCACAGCGCCCGGTGTGCGCACCAGTCGCACAGCTTGGACCGCTTGGCCCGGAAATCGCCTGTGCTACCGGCGGATTGGATGGCACGCCAGATCGCGGTCAGGGTTCGCTCGAACCGCACCAACTCATCGGGATCGGGGGAGTAGTCCAGCAGCTGACCGTCGGCGAGGTAGATCAGCCGCAACCGGGCAGGCAGCACGCCGCGGGACCGCCACAGCGCCACCGCGTAGAACTTCATCTGGAACAGCGCCTTGGCCTCGGCCAGCGCCCACAGCTCCGACGGAGCCCTCCCGGTCTTGTAATCGACCACGCGCATCTCGCCGGTGGCCGCGATGTCGATGCGGTCGACGAAGCCGCGCAGCAGGGTGCCGTCCTCAAGCTCGACCTCGACCCGTTGCTCGCAACTGTGCGGATCGAACCGGGTGGGGTCCTCCAGCCGGTAGTACCCGGACAGCAACTTGCGGGCGTCGCGCACCAACTCTGCCCGTAGGTCCGCGTCGAGGGCGCGGCCGAGTTGCTCGTTCTCGGCGGCGACGCGGTCGAGCGCGGTGTCGACGAGGGTCAGCGCGGTGTCGTGGCCGCGTTGCGCGGCGGGCAACGCATAGAGATCTTCCAGCGCGGCGTGCACCACCGACCCGCGCAGCTGCGCCGGGGACACCGGCTCGGGCAGCCGATCGATGGCCCGGAAGCGGTACAGCAATGGGCACTGCTTGAAATCACCGGCCCGGGACGGGGACAGGGCGGGGCGCCGACCGGTTACCGGTCCGGTTGTGGTGGCGACGCTCATGGCCCGAGCCTATGCCCGGGCCCCGACAATTCCTCGGCAATCCCGGCGTGGTCGGCCTGCGCGCGTCTGGCAGGCTAGGGCCCCGTGGCAATCACTGGTCCGTTCGTCGTCGGCGATCGCGTGCAACTCACCGACGCCAAGGGGCGGCACTACACGATGGTGCTCGCCCCTGGCGCGGAGTTCCACACCCACCGCGGCGCGATCCCGCACGACGGGGTGATCGGCCTGCCGGAGGGGAGCGTCGTCAAGTCCACCAACGGCGATCCCTTCCTCGTGCTGCGCCCGCTGTTGATCGACTATGTGCTGTCCATGCCGCGCGGCGCGCAGGTCATCTATCCCAAGGACGCCGCCCAGATCGTCCACGAGGGCGACATCTTCCCCGGGGCGCGGGTGCTGGAGGCCGGTGCCGGCTCGGGGGCGCTGACGTGTTCGCTGCTGCGGGCCGTCGGTCCGAGCGGGCAGGTCATCTCCTACGAGGTGCGCGACGATCACGCCGTGCACGCCATCCGGAATGTCGAGACGTTCTTCGGCGAGCGGCCGGCCAACTGGGATCTGCGCATCGCAGACCTCAACCAGTACCCGGTGGGTGCGGACGGACAAGCCGGGCTCGAGCGGGAGGTCGACCGGGTGGTGCTGGACATGCTCGCACCCTGGGAGGTGCTCGACACGGTGGCCGGCGCGCTGGTGGCCGGCGGGGTTCTGATCGTCTACGTCGCCACCGTGACGCAGCTGTCCCGCACGGTGGAGGCGCTGCGCGAACAGCAGTGCTGGACCGAGCCACGGTCATGGGAGACCATGCAGCGGGGTTGGAACGTCGTCGGCCTCGCGGTGCGTCCCCAGCACAACATGCGTGGGCACACCGCTTTCCTGATCTCCGCGCGCAAGCTCGCGCCGGGAACCATCACCCCGACGCTGCTCAAGCGGCGTAAGCAACAGGTCTGACGCCTCCGCGCGGAATCAGCGCGGCGGTGTCGGTGGGGCCGGTGGAAGCGGGTTCTGCGCCTGCAACTCGAGCAGCTGATCGGCGGTGTCCCTGGTCAACTGCCAAGCACCGTCGTTAAGCGTGAACTGCATCGGGAAGGTGAACGGTGCGGCACCGGGAATCGGATTGGCCGGCGCGACCGTCACGGTGGCCACGACATCACCGGCATCCGCCGCACCCGAGCCAGTGCGCTCCGCCCACATCAGATCGGCCGCCTGAAAGGTCAGCGGAGCCAGACCGGCATCGACGGTGGCCTTGGCGAAACGATCGAGGGCCGCGGCGTCTTCGGGTGTGGCGAATTGCACCAGCGGCACTTTCTGCGCGCCAGGAATAGAAGGATCGGCGAGCTTTCCCAGTACCTCGGTGAGCGCTTCCGGTGCCGGCAGCGCAGCGGCGGGCGGCGGCAAGGGCACCGCGGATGTCGTGGCCGAGCCGGGCGCCGTGGCGGGTACGTCCGGGCTGGGCTCGGCGGCGCATCCGGACAGCAAGAGCGCCGCCACCGAGGTGACGGCGCCCAATGCCTGCGTGGTGATGAGGGGGAGGCCCCCGATGCGGCGCATTGCCGTCCGGTCAGCCGGCCGCCGAGAGCAGCGACAGCGCGGACTGCTTGGTGACCTGCCAGCCGGTGGGGCTGGGTCCTGCGATGAACGTCACCGGCTGGGTGGCGGTGCCGCCGGTGGCCGCGGTCGCGGTGACGTTGGCGGTGGCGACGGGACCGTTGACGTCGATATCGACGACATTGAAGGTCAGTGGGAACTTGCCCTCACGCGCGGCGTTGTTGTAGGCACGGTCGGCCGCGATGGACTCGAAACGTCCGACGCCACCCTGGATGTAGGGCGCCTTTCCGGCGAACGATCCGGGGCTGGCGAGCGCGGTGAGCGTTTGCGTCAACGGCGCGGCCAGATCGGGTGCGGGCGCCTGTGGCAGCGGGGTATCCCACACCACGGGCGCGATTGCCGGTGCGTTGCTCGCTGCCACCGACGACACGCCCGCAGCGGCAGCGGTGACCAGACCGGCAGCTGCGGCACTAGTTACTACGCCGGTCACTAGGGTTTTGATGAGCACAGTGGTCCTTTCCAACGGGCCAAGTATTCAGTGAGGTTAACAGCGTTGCTGGTGTGTCGAATTCCTAGACCGCACACAAAGGCTGAATCGCCGGTAGCGTTGAAGTTGTTACTGCGCCAACATTCGGTGCGGGAGGGAGCGCAACATGACTGATTCCGAGCGTTCGGGCTTGTCCGCCGAGGATGCCGCCGAACTGGAGAGGTTGCGCCGCGAAGCTGCGGCACTTCGTGAACAACTCGAGCAGACGGTGGGAGCGGGTAGCGGCTTGCGCAGCGCCCGTGACATCCAGCAGCTCGAGGCGCGCATCGATTCGTTGGCTGCGCGCAACGCGAAGCTGATGGACACCCTCAAGGAGGCGCGTCAGCAGCTGCTCGCGCTGCGCGAGGAGGTCGATCGCCTAGGTCAGCCGCCCAGCGGGTACGGGGTGTTGTTGGCCACACATGACGACGAGACCGTCGATGTGTTCACCTCCGGTCGCAAGATGCGGCTGACGCTGTCGCCCAATATCGAGGTCGCCGGCCTGAAACAGGGCCAGACCGTTCGGTTGAACGAGGCGTTGACGGTGGTGGAGGCCGGCACCTTCGAGGCGGTCGGCGAGATCAGCACCCTGCGCGAGATCCTGGACGACGGTCACCGCGCCCTCGTCGTCGGCCATGCCGACGAGGAGCGGATCGTGTGGCTGGCCGAGCCGCTGATCGCCGCCGAGTTCCTGCCCGAGGGCGTCCAGGTGGACGAGAGTGCGGACCTCGACGGAGAGCAGACGCGCAAGCTGCGCCCGGGGGACTCGCTGCTGGTCGACACGAAGGCCGGCTACGCCTTCGAGCGCATCCCCAAGGCCGAGGTGGAGGATCTGGTCCTGGAGGAGGTGCCCGATGTCAGCTACGGCGATATCGGTGGCCTCACCCGCCAGATCGAGCAGATCCGCG contains these protein-coding regions:
- a CDS encoding flavodoxin family protein, whose product is MSDSTPTVAVACHSGFGHTATLAGAVADGVRAAGAHVGMVDLGELTDSAWATLDTADAIIFGAPTYMGNISAGFQAFAEQTGRRCVTGAWRDKVAAGFTNSGAKSGDKLTALISLSVFAAQHHMHWVNLGLGPGWNSSAGSEHDLNRLGFWLGAGAQTDVDAGRHEVHPADLATFTHLGTRVAQVTAQLTAGRAATSAA
- a CDS encoding SRPBCC family protein encodes the protein MSETAGELIIDGERATLRFDRWLAHPPATVWAALTEPAQRARWMGPTVIEPRVGGQIDMVPTDPPNPEAAKRMTGRITVWDPPHVLEHEWNQRIAEPGYVRYELHPENAGTRLVLTHRGLGVRNAGGFRPGTHAFLDRLTALLDGTPLPPWRHRYRQLAQTIYHGGDTHDV
- a CDS encoding metalloregulator ArsR/SmtB family transcription factor, which gives rise to MDVFEAVAEPSRRVLLDVLRDGERSAGELVASLPELTQPTVSRHLRVLREVGLVEVRSDAQRRIYALRADGLVAMDEWLNRYRHFWTAHLDALERHLDDPERI
- a CDS encoding thioesterase family protein, yielding MTASHSVGPRTPHYRRLGSDGAIQLFESTIGTASNWDAAIQHGSPPLALLTKAIEELYLDRPQLRVGRLLLDILGAVPVAPVQVRAWVQRPGARITLAVAEMSTTDAPERPVARVSAWLLATSDTADVRTDRYPPLTEGAAVDNPHGWMGAPGYLETVSWRSQATTPGAAAEAWMSPLVPLVDDEPTTPLQRLAQVVDSANGIGAALDPTRFVFMNTDTAVHLHRVPRGTDFGLRARGSIGPDGIGVTTAEIYDRDGFIGTSAQTLLVQRTR
- a CDS encoding RecB family exonuclease, which translates into the protein MSVATTTGPVTGRRPALSPSRAGDFKQCPLLYRFRAIDRLPEPVSPAQLRGSVVHAALEDLYALPAAQRGHDTALTLVDTALDRVAAENEQLGRALDADLRAELVRDARKLLSGYYRLEDPTRFDPHSCEQRVEVELEDGTLLRGFVDRIDIAATGEMRVVDYKTGRAPSELWALAEAKALFQMKFYAVALWRSRGVLPARLRLIYLADGQLLDYSPDPDELVRFERTLTAIWRAIQSAGSTGDFRAKRSKLCDWCAHRALCPEFGGTPPPYPGWPEAPAE
- a CDS encoding tRNA (adenine-N1)-methyltransferase; this translates as MAITGPFVVGDRVQLTDAKGRHYTMVLAPGAEFHTHRGAIPHDGVIGLPEGSVVKSTNGDPFLVLRPLLIDYVLSMPRGAQVIYPKDAAQIVHEGDIFPGARVLEAGAGSGALTCSLLRAVGPSGQVISYEVRDDHAVHAIRNVETFFGERPANWDLRIADLNQYPVGADGQAGLEREVDRVVLDMLAPWEVLDTVAGALVAGGVLIVYVATVTQLSRTVEALREQQCWTEPRSWETMQRGWNVVGLAVRPQHNMRGHTAFLISARKLAPGTITPTLLKRRKQQV